ttttttgtttaataaaaaatagaagtcTATACGAGTAGGCATCTAATTCCTTCTGGGGTCTACAACACCTTAGACttcaaagaattttgaaaaatgagagattaccatatttataaaatattgaaaaaagcctttttcattttttttacgcGTTTGTAGATCTTGTATGTTCTGTCTTCAATAATGTTCATTCGTTttatccaaatattttttattcataaatatttatataaattaactaaaacaCTAGTAGGTttagttacattttttttcaaaattattttaagacacaaatttatttgatttgttcaATATCTAAAATGCTTCTATTACTATTAAATTACCATAAGAAAACCACTATTAATATGAACTAATTAAGttaaatattgtatttaaaacGCTATAACAGTTGATTAACAGGTCGTTGTCAATGTAGTCATTAGGGTTGCAGCTGGAGGTGGACATGGAAGATGNtttttttttttttttttttttttttttttttttttttttaccagaGATCGTCAAACTTGTCGGTAGCAACGGCAGGGGCTTTGATGGTCACCAATGTGAGAGGTCTATAAAAATTTGGTACGGATTACATGttaaacactaaaaaaattatttcaagtATCTCTCTAAAAGTGacttatttctctaatttatttatttatttttaattaaaatgtcatTTTGAATGGTTGCTAAACACTATAGAttttataaactattttttttaaccaaatgtATCCTAAgactaattaataatttactaAGATTAATTCAATTATCTACTTGTAGCATTTAAATCCCcaagttttttaattatttgtgaagaaataagtataaaaaaaaaattaaattaaattgttacatgaaattaagtatattttaaCTTCAGAGTTTATTAGatcaattttttaactttatgaTGGGATCCCATATCTCTTTAATTATACacatttttactataaatgtTGTCTTATTGtttataatgttttgttatttttgaTTTGGACACAATGAATACTTTCATTATTCTGCCCAACCCCCACAGATTCCCATTTAATTTAggtcataattatttatattttctcttttattccCTTCTTCTTTCCATCCATATCTTCTTATCTATAGTATATAATTATTCTATTGTTCAAAAGTTAACTATAaacttacaaaaataataataataataattctttattAGCCTCTCAACTTCATAGCTTGCAGTCGATGCTCGAGGGGTCAACTTTGTTCATGGAGGCCAATGACCGCTCCGTGAGATTAGTCTCTTGGTTTTTGGTCTATCACTTAAGTTCATGGTtggaaatttctttttcaatgtgGTCTATTGCTTAAGCCAGACGATGACAATctattctatttttgtttgatgctTAATGTATAtgtattattcaatttttaagatGTTGTTTAACATTGGTTAAGATTCAAACGAGACTTCAATATCTATATATTGAATGGATGCACCGTATGAACATGAGTGCGATCGAAACTATAAATATATGAACCTCATGATCTTCATAAagatgtaaaaataaaataaaaactcttaaGGGCGAAGTTGCAACTTGCccacctatatatatataaatatatatatagacaacCGCGTGAAGGGCCTCAATTCCTTTGGGTTTTTCTACGAACAAATAAATTCTCTGAAACCCCGCGGTATTAATTTTGCAGCGTACCGCCAGATCTCACTCTCCTCCACCAATGGCTTCTCCACCGACACTTCCGATTTCCGGCCATCAGTCGGCCACCGGAGCTCCATCTCAGCCGCCCATCGCCACCCCGGCCTTCCGCGCATTTCTCTCTCGGTTAACTTCCTCCGTCCGCCAAGGCTTCTCCCAACGCCGCCCTTGGTCGGAGCTCGTCGATCGGAGCTCCTTGGCTCGTCCCCTCAACCTATCCGAAGCCTATTCCCGGATCCGCAAGAACTTTTCATATTTCCGTGTCAATTATATCACTCTCTTGACCCTTGTTCTCGCTTTTTCTCTCCTCTCCCATCCGTTCTCTCTCTTGACTCTTCTTGCCCTCCTCGCGGCTTGGAGTTTTCTCTACATTTTCCGTCCTTCCGATCAGCCTTTGGTTATTCGCGGCCGTACTTTTTCCGATTTCGAGACGTTGGTCGGGTTGGGGGTTCTGACTGTGATTGTTGTGTTTCTCACTAGTGTTGGATCGCTTCTGATATCGGCGTCGATGATTGGATTTTCCATTGTGTGCATTCACGGTGCGTTTAGGCTTCCAGAGGATCTCTTCCTTGATGACCAAGAGCCTGCAAATGGAGGGTTCCTATCATTTCTCGGTGGCGCGGCCTCCGCTGCTTCAGCCGCAGGTCCTGCAATTGCAGCGCGTGTATAGCCAGATCCTGATCGGCGCCTGATGGCAGTTTAATCATGGGTTAGTCTTACCTGTTGTACTCTTTGCAATTTGAATTCTTTGGCTGCGGGGGAGATCGTGTTTCTTGTGATCTGAAAGAActggattagggtttgttCTCTCTTATGTAGATTGTATCTGAAGATTCTGCAAGCTTATagatcaaattttgtttagtttgttCTATATACAATATCATAAATTGGAGTCGGTATTACTTAGGGCGATTATTACGCAATTCTTTTACCATAGTCTCTCATCTCTTAATCTAAGGCCTGAAGAACCCCATTATCATGTATGTTGCTATTACGGTTATGTTTAATGCCAGATTTTGTTATCTTCTAATGGAATTCAAAGTATGTCAATAATTCGGTTGTTATGGGACTGTTTCCTTTCATGCTGCTCTTTTTATGTAGTTGCCGGATGAATATGGTTGTGTACTGCGCTTCACATCGTGATATTATTACCAAAATGATATGTGTATTTGCAGGGGTTGGGTTGTGGGGGCTTCTGGGAAGGGGTTACACTGTCATTcatgttcattttcttttgtaggagattttggatttgatttctttgaaTTTAGTGAAATTCATAATTGCTTGCTCTCCAGATTATTTATTCAGGGATCTTGTACAGATTATCGTTTCATTTAGCATCACTTTCTTTCAAGTTGTATGGAAGGGGAGTTTTGAGAATGGAAAGGGTAATGGTAAAGGAGAGGGAAATgatgaagagagaaagaaaagggtaaCAGTATACATTGGCCCCTATGTTTTCTCCCCTTCTAGTCCCTTTAATTCACATCTTCACACTCAAGATTTGGTAGTCcctttatcttttttttctaacttccattgaacaaatgaaagaatactaGGGCGTATAGAACAACATACCGGAAAGAAAGGAAGCCTGAAAGTACCTCATGTTTTAGTTCAATGAGATGGATTTGCCTGTTGTGAACAATCACATGGTTACCCATTTCACATTGACTCTAACAACCCAAGTTCATTGCTAACagttattgtcctctttgggttttcccttctaggcttcctcttaagattttaaaacgcgttagggagaggtttcccctcttcaaccggggtggg
This genomic window from Cucurbita pepo subsp. pepo cultivar mu-cu-16 chromosome LG01, ASM280686v2, whole genome shotgun sequence contains:
- the LOC111777987 gene encoding PRA1 family protein B3-like, producing the protein MASPPTLPISGHQSATGAPSQPPIATPAFRAFLSRLTSSVRQGFSQRRPWSELVDRSSLARPLNLSEAYSRIRKNFSYFRVNYITLLTLVLAFSLLSHPFSLLTLLALLAAWSFLYIFRPSDQPLVIRGRTFSDFETLVGLGVLTVIVVFLTSVGSLLISASMIGFSIVCIHGAFRLPEDLFLDDQEPANGGFLSFLGGAASAASAAGPAIAARV